The genome window AATTCTTTTGTTACGATCGTTAATGTTGGATGTACAAACGTAGCGGTATCTGTATAAGTTTTTATTGCTGAAGGCAAATGATTAAAGAAGAAAGTGCTAGTTGTTATTTCTTTCACTCCATCAGACGATAAGTATTCCTTTAACTGTTCTTCTTGACTAACCAATAAGTTTTTTAATTGATATAATTGCGATTTAGATTTCGACAATTCTGCATTCACTTTAAGACTATCAACTGAAGGACGTATACCACTCTCAACTAATTTTGTTATTCTTGTGAGGTTGAAATCATTCCTTTCAATATTTTTTTCGTATGTCGTAATTAATTCTTTTGTTGAAGCAATTTCTAAATAATAGAATGCGACTTGAAACTGTATTCTTAGTACCTCATTACTTACACTAGCCAACTGCTTCTCATAGATACTTTGGTTGTGAGCAATTGCATTTTTACGTTCTCCAAAAGTAATCGGAGACCATTTTACCATCATACTAACACCCGAACCTACAGTACCTCCATAATTGTCGTCCGATGGAGGACCACTAATTGGTACATTATTACCAGGATAATTCATTCCTGTAATGTTATTATAAGTAGCAAAATTGGCATCATAGCCAATATCTACCGAAGGCAATAAAGTCTTTTTCTCCAAAGAGATTTCTTCTTTTGAAGCTTCCGCTAAAGCTTGTTTTTCTGCTATAGATGGAGAATTTTCCTGAGCTATTTGTAGTAATTGATCCAAATCGGATTGTCCAAATGCTGTGTTTACGGTAGCATATACAAGGGTGTATAGTACCAGCATCCAAAACCATTTAATTTGGAATTTTTTAAATATATTTCGCATCATTTTTCTTAATTAGTTACTTCTTTTACAGTAGTCTAAGAAGTACATTCGATTGATAATTTTATGTTTAATTGTTTCGGTATATTCTTAGTTATTTATCTTTTCTCAACATTACAAAATTAAAGCGTAGTAAAGGTTGTTTTGGTGTCCATTTGAAAAAAGTATGGACTATTTGAAAAGACCCTGTTAATGAGATTGAATATTTGTTAGATATTTAACTTTCATTAAAATTGAATTGATTTCATTTAGTTTAGATGATTCGTTATGGTTTAGATGAAGGTAAATACTTATTCTACCTTTCATATTCTTAAAATAGATCAATATTCCACAAAGAATATAAATTTGTAAGGTTGCTCACTTACACATTTTCCGATAAACTATTTTTTTCTATAGTTTTGGCTTACCTAATTTTTACACAAATACTTACGCAAACTATAAATTATCTCATTAGCACTTATGTTATACCGAATTTTCATTATTCTATTAATGATTTGGGGATGTTTCAGCTGTAGAAAAAAAGAGACTGAAACGATACTCCCTAATAACTTATCTATCCAAATTAATTGTCCTGAATACCTAAGAGGAGAGCAAAACCTACAACTTCAATTAGAGAATACTGAAGAGCAAGATGTCATTATCAATGAAATTCAGATTTCTTACCATGGTCAAGTTATCTCAAATGCTTTTCATTTTAATCATGGAATATATCTTATCCCTTTTAATTCATTGAAACTAGAAGATGGTTGGAAGGAATTATTGATTCAAGCCAACACTGTTAGTCCTTTTCACACCAAAAAGATTAGCAAAACCATAAAGGTTTTTATCGATAATTACTTACCCACAGTGATTGTAGAAAAAGGATTTGTCGATCATCAAAATACAAGTACTATTACCAAGAATGATATCGGAACAAGTAAGGTAACTGATTATCAAAGTACAGGATACCTTTTCTTTACAGATACTTTAGGAAATCAAATAGGCGATTTTTACAATATTGAAACAATAGAAGGAGATACTTTACATGTGATGATTCCGGATGGCTTGTCGTCTACCCAATTTGTACGTCACTTCTGTTGGGTCTATCAGCAAGACTATTATTACCAAGCCCATGATTTGTCATATGATCAATCCCAACAACGGAAAGTTTATGACATCCAGTCGAAGTATATCGATTCTAAGAGTGAAATAAATCTTCAGCTTCAGTTATCAAAGGCAAAAGCGAATAGAGATAAACAAGAATATATCTATGTTTCCCTACCTACTAAGATAATGGCGGCTCACCCTTACTTATCACAACATTATGTAGATAGAGATTATGATGGAATGCAAACCATTCTGAAATTTGAAAAATTCTCCTCTGAAGACATTCAAAATCTTCTTATTGAACAACCTGATCATTCTTACGTTTACCTTGCTTTTCATCACCTAATTAGTAATGATACGATAACAGTGACGAAACAAGATTTTAGAACAGATTATAGGTTCTTTGAAAAGGACAGAGATACCCCTACTTCAAGATTTGCGGTCTATGATATTTATACTCTACCCAATAAAAAAGTCAAAAGATACGCAGAGAAGAAATTCCTCTTGGAAGACAATACTGATTATTATGTTGGGTATTATTTATTAAATAATAGTTCTCCAATCCAAAACTGTGTAAGTGTTGCTATTCATAATGATAAACAAATTGCTACCTCTTATAGAGAAACATACCATACAACTTATTTATCAAAAGCAATATCCCCTTATCAAGAAGATAACATTGAATACAGTTTTTCTAAAG of Flammeovirga agarivorans contains these proteins:
- a CDS encoding TolC family protein encodes the protein MLVLYTLVYATVNTAFGQSDLDQLLQIAQENSPSIAEKQALAEASKEEISLEKKTLLPSVDIGYDANFATYNNITGMNYPGNNVPISGPPSDDNYGGTVGSGVSMMVKWSPITFGERKNAIAHNQSIYEKQLASVSNEVLRIQFQVAFYYLEIASTKELITTYEKNIERNDFNLTRITKLVESGIRPSVDSLKVNAELSKSKSQLYQLKNLLVSQEEQLKEYLSSDGVKEITTSTFFFNHLPSAIKTYTDTATFVHPTLTIVTKELEANEARLTEIKRAWTPKLEFWGTTYARGSGVAYDGTVNHADGWGMQRYNYGVGLQLVFPIMDLASQKTKNIQQKAVVRASQENIRKVENNLKKQEVTARTGLNTALAIAKEVPVEYEASQGAYLSMQTRYEQGLVNYTELIEAQYNLLDAEAKLKNAYASAWKSLLQLAVVKGDIQLFLNQIKN